A region from the Sandaracinus amylolyticus genome encodes:
- a CDS encoding transposase: MAESRLRTLAEVLEVVRPAFTRPTFERFVALMRGWLLTQQAGAVTSALLGAGLAGRAHHAAFHRLFAEAAWDVDEVGTELLKWIVRTCATRRSLQLAIDDTVVRKKGPMVFGLGTYLDPVRSSRRVRNFVFGHLWVVLVAIVEVPFSKRRWAVPIFFRLYRQERDCTRTNDPYAKRTSLARELIDLAARVAPELTMHVSADAAYCCETVLRGLPKNVVVYGTLRDNAVLTAAPIARRGCTGRPRVRGERMPTPAQLAADPSRWRSTRAALYGRTRALAFKQMDAQWYQGRGPELMRVVVVRLSAGKLKHRVYFCTDPTRTPADIVERYTARWQIEVCFRDLKQHLGFGASPAWSRRAVERVTPFAGFVYSIVVMWARLSLRRPERAPQIRRPWYRDKVGLSFADLLHIARTDLLDPAARTQLARNSPVSDRSRSFAAA, from the coding sequence GTGGCCGAAAGCAGGCTTCGCACACTTGCCGAGGTTCTGGAAGTCGTCCGTCCAGCGTTCACGCGTCCGACGTTCGAGCGCTTCGTTGCGCTCATGCGCGGGTGGCTGCTCACCCAGCAAGCGGGCGCGGTGACCAGCGCTCTGCTCGGCGCCGGTCTCGCGGGCAGGGCGCATCACGCTGCGTTCCATCGCTTGTTCGCGGAAGCCGCTTGGGACGTCGACGAGGTCGGCACCGAGCTGCTGAAGTGGATCGTGCGGACGTGCGCGACGCGCAGATCGCTGCAGCTCGCGATCGACGACACCGTCGTTCGGAAGAAGGGCCCGATGGTGTTCGGCCTCGGCACGTATCTCGACCCGGTGCGGTCGAGTCGACGCGTGCGGAACTTCGTGTTCGGTCACCTCTGGGTCGTGCTCGTCGCGATCGTGGAAGTTCCGTTCTCGAAGCGGCGCTGGGCCGTCCCGATCTTCTTCCGGCTCTACCGCCAGGAGCGCGACTGCACGCGCACCAACGATCCCTACGCGAAGCGCACTTCTCTCGCGCGCGAGCTGATAGATCTCGCTGCGCGCGTCGCGCCAGAACTCACCATGCACGTCTCTGCGGATGCCGCGTACTGCTGCGAGACCGTGCTTCGCGGTCTGCCGAAGAACGTCGTGGTGTACGGCACGTTGCGAGACAACGCAGTGTTGACCGCCGCCCCGATTGCGCGTCGCGGTTGCACCGGTCGTCCGCGCGTTCGCGGAGAGCGGATGCCGACGCCTGCGCAGCTCGCGGCTGATCCGTCGCGGTGGCGGTCCACACGCGCGGCGCTCTACGGACGCACTCGAGCGCTCGCGTTCAAGCAGATGGATGCGCAGTGGTACCAGGGCCGTGGTCCCGAGCTGATGCGCGTGGTCGTCGTGCGCCTGAGCGCCGGTAAGCTCAAGCACCGCGTCTACTTCTGCACCGATCCGACTCGGACTCCCGCCGACATCGTCGAGCGGTACACCGCTCGATGGCAGATCGAGGTCTGCTTCCGCGACCTGAAGCAGCACCTCGGATTCGGCGCGTCGCCGGCATGGTCGCGGCGAGCAGTCGAGCGTGTGACGCCCTTCGCTGGCTTCGTCTACTCGATCGTCGTGATGTGGGCACGACTGTCGCTGCGACGGCCCGAACGCGCTCCACAGATCCGACGACCGTGGTACCGCGACAAGGTCGGCTTGAGCTTCGCCGACCTGCTTCACATCGCGCGGACGGACCTTTTGGATCCAGCCGCGCGCACGCAGCTCGCGAGAAACTCGCCGGTGAGCGACCGGTCGCGCTCGTTTGCAGCTGCATGA
- the lon gene encoding endopeptidase La: protein MSATIPPPEGPEILPILPLRNSVLFPASVVPVNVGRARSVKLIEESFGRDRPTIGVVAQLVADVEDPEFEQVYELGTVARVLKVIRLSSGNYSVVLQGIARMRILEPQGRVPYMRARVQRIHEAPIRDTEIDALGAALRESARKLGELLPHQSREHALQLDNVSDAGALADLVATNLPVSTQQKQQILQILDVRERLRKVAELVSRQSQVYRVKKEISTMVQEEMSRSQREFLLRQQMKTIRRELGEAEDDDEIETLRERIARAHMPNDAEKAARKQLSRMRSMSPNGAEYQVCRNYVEWLADLPWSKTTADRLDVAEARRVLDEDHHGLDRIKRRIVEYIAVRRLKSDIRGPILCFVGPPGVGKTSLAKSIARATGRNFVRVALGGVQDEAEIRGHRRTYVGAYPGRFVAGLKNAGARNPVMLLDEIDKLGSDGRGDPASALLEVLDPEQNNTFTDHYLEVPVDLSPVLFIATANRKDTIPRPLLDRMELIELAGYTRDEKQAIAKNFLIPKQLEEHGLSPERLDFSDEAIDRLVDEYTREAGVRRLEQTIASVCRHVAVRLAEGEDVAQLADGAYVEKVLGPPRYDKQIAEKLGHAGVATGLAWTPAGGELMIVEASQMQGTGGIRVTGKVGDVMQESVAAAFTYIRARAESLGLAPDFLSKIDVHLHLPGGGIPKDGPSGGIAIFVAIASMLTQLKVRPDVGMTGEITLRGHVLPVSGIKEKCLAAHRAGLKHVLIPKRNEADLDEVPETIRKDLVIHLVSKVDEVLALVLELPSDGSPRPPSPPASSGPQEVATAS, encoded by the coding sequence ATGAGCGCGACGATCCCGCCCCCGGAAGGCCCCGAGATCCTTCCCATCCTGCCGCTGCGCAACTCGGTGCTGTTCCCGGCCTCGGTCGTCCCGGTGAACGTGGGGCGTGCCCGCTCGGTGAAGCTGATCGAGGAGAGCTTCGGGCGTGACCGGCCGACGATCGGCGTGGTCGCCCAGCTCGTCGCGGACGTCGAAGATCCCGAGTTCGAGCAGGTCTACGAGCTCGGCACCGTCGCGCGCGTGCTGAAGGTCATCCGGCTCAGCTCGGGCAACTACTCGGTGGTGCTCCAGGGCATCGCGCGCATGCGCATCCTCGAGCCCCAGGGACGCGTCCCGTACATGCGTGCGCGGGTGCAGCGCATCCACGAGGCGCCGATCCGCGACACCGAGATCGACGCGCTCGGCGCCGCGCTGAGGGAGTCGGCGCGCAAGCTCGGCGAGCTCCTTCCGCACCAGTCGCGCGAGCACGCGCTCCAGCTCGACAACGTGAGCGATGCGGGCGCGCTCGCCGATCTCGTCGCGACGAACCTGCCGGTCTCGACCCAGCAGAAGCAGCAGATCCTGCAGATCCTCGACGTGCGCGAGCGCCTTCGGAAGGTCGCGGAGCTCGTCTCGCGGCAGTCGCAGGTCTACCGCGTCAAGAAGGAGATCTCGACGATGGTGCAGGAGGAGATGTCGCGCTCGCAGCGCGAGTTCCTCCTCCGCCAGCAGATGAAGACGATCCGCCGCGAGCTCGGCGAGGCCGAGGACGACGACGAGATCGAGACGCTCCGCGAGCGCATCGCGCGCGCGCACATGCCGAACGACGCGGAGAAGGCGGCGCGCAAGCAGCTCTCGCGCATGCGCTCGATGTCGCCGAACGGCGCGGAGTACCAGGTCTGCCGCAACTACGTGGAGTGGCTCGCCGATCTGCCGTGGAGCAAGACCACCGCGGATCGCCTCGACGTCGCGGAAGCGCGGCGCGTGCTCGACGAGGACCACCACGGGCTCGATCGCATCAAGCGACGCATCGTCGAGTACATCGCGGTGCGGCGCCTCAAGAGCGACATCCGCGGGCCGATCCTCTGCTTCGTCGGGCCGCCCGGCGTGGGCAAGACGTCGCTCGCGAAGTCGATCGCGCGCGCGACCGGGCGCAACTTCGTGCGCGTCGCGCTCGGCGGCGTGCAGGACGAGGCGGAGATCCGCGGGCATCGCCGCACGTACGTCGGCGCGTACCCCGGGCGCTTCGTCGCGGGCCTGAAGAACGCGGGCGCGCGCAACCCGGTGATGCTGCTCGACGAGATCGACAAGCTCGGCAGCGATGGGCGCGGTGACCCCGCGAGCGCGCTGCTCGAGGTGCTCGACCCCGAGCAGAACAACACGTTCACCGATCACTACCTCGAGGTGCCGGTCGACCTCTCGCCGGTGCTCTTCATCGCGACCGCGAACCGCAAGGACACGATCCCGCGGCCGCTGCTCGACCGCATGGAGCTCATCGAGCTCGCGGGATACACGCGCGACGAGAAGCAGGCGATCGCGAAGAACTTCCTCATCCCGAAGCAGCTCGAGGAGCACGGCCTCTCGCCCGAGCGCCTCGACTTCAGCGACGAGGCGATCGATCGGCTCGTCGACGAGTACACGCGCGAAGCGGGCGTGCGTCGTCTCGAGCAGACGATCGCGTCGGTGTGCCGCCACGTCGCGGTGCGGCTCGCGGAGGGCGAGGACGTGGCGCAGCTCGCGGACGGCGCGTACGTCGAGAAGGTCCTCGGGCCGCCTCGCTACGACAAGCAGATCGCGGAGAAGCTCGGGCACGCGGGCGTCGCGACCGGGCTCGCGTGGACCCCGGCGGGCGGCGAGCTGATGATCGTCGAGGCGTCGCAGATGCAGGGCACCGGCGGCATCCGCGTGACCGGCAAGGTCGGCGACGTGATGCAGGAGTCCGTCGCCGCGGCGTTCACGTACATCCGCGCGCGCGCCGAGTCGCTCGGTCTGGCGCCCGACTTCCTGTCGAAGATCGACGTGCACCTGCACTTGCCGGGCGGCGGGATCCCGAAGGACGGGCCGAGCGGCGGCATCGCGATCTTCGTCGCGATCGCGTCGATGCTGACGCAGCTCAAGGTGCGGCCCGACGTGGGCATGACGGGCGAGATCACGCTGCGCGGGCACGTCCTGCCGGTCAGCGGGATCAAGGAGAAGTGCCTCGCGGCGCACCGCGCCGGGCTGAAGCACGTGCTGATTCCGAAGCGCAACGAGGCGGACCTCGACGAGGTGCCCGAGACGATCCGGAAGGACCTCGTGATCCACCTCGTGTCGAAGGTCGACGAGGTGCTCGCGTTGGTGCTCGAGCTGCCGAGCGACGGATCGCCGCGACCGCCTTCGCCGCCGGCGTCGTCGGGCCCGCAGGAAGTCGCGACCGCGAGCTGA
- a CDS encoding ATP-binding protein: protein MARSAWFEIAEEGWARLSAARPLGRLLLEAVQNAFDADAANVAIEIEPDRVVIEDDARAGIADERLVYTLFLSDKPRDPTRRGRMGRGLKELLAAAERAHVETIGTTIVFDGEGRRTETNTRESGTRLELFRAIGDDEREAALDLLRLAIPPRGTSLRVAGRLVRRPRSVLALADCELETVVIDDGVERAAMRPTRVAIYAPRRGERPSLFEMGVPVQPWNVPWHVDVAQRVPLGEGRDAAPERFVLALKATLLEAMVHSYLDRRDLRADWVQDVIARWPVKSGLLDAYVSKVFPRGSVLGGTSRANDRAKQLGAHIVDARTISHGAWLALARVLETSDDYVRRRSSEFGGDEVEPDETQRRFAEAVRWLARRVAGSVVRVRFFARDPSDAGLLEDAVTDVDARAISFNVKGPLRFDDVLDPGTIGVVLHELAHLASVEHDHRFIDRLQLLAGMLAKLLADGGPALATALRRGDPER, encoded by the coding sequence ATGGCGCGCAGTGCGTGGTTCGAGATCGCCGAGGAGGGATGGGCGCGGCTGAGCGCGGCGCGCCCGCTGGGGCGTCTCTTGCTCGAGGCGGTGCAGAACGCGTTCGACGCGGACGCCGCGAACGTCGCGATCGAGATCGAGCCCGACCGCGTGGTGATCGAGGACGACGCGCGCGCGGGGATCGCCGACGAGCGCCTCGTCTACACGCTGTTCCTCTCCGACAAACCGCGGGACCCGACCCGTCGCGGGCGCATGGGGCGCGGCCTCAAGGAGCTGCTCGCCGCGGCGGAGCGCGCGCACGTCGAGACGATCGGCACGACGATCGTCTTCGACGGCGAGGGACGTCGCACCGAGACCAACACGCGAGAGAGCGGCACGCGGCTCGAGCTCTTCCGCGCGATCGGCGACGACGAGCGCGAGGCGGCGCTCGATCTGCTGCGCCTCGCGATCCCGCCGCGCGGCACGAGCCTGCGCGTCGCGGGCCGTCTGGTGCGGAGGCCGCGCAGCGTGCTCGCGCTCGCGGACTGCGAGCTCGAGACGGTCGTGATCGACGATGGCGTGGAGCGCGCCGCGATGCGTCCCACGCGGGTCGCGATCTACGCGCCGAGGCGCGGAGAGCGGCCGAGCCTGTTCGAGATGGGCGTCCCGGTGCAGCCGTGGAACGTGCCGTGGCACGTCGACGTCGCGCAGCGCGTGCCGCTCGGAGAAGGACGCGACGCGGCCCCCGAGCGCTTCGTGCTCGCGCTCAAGGCGACGCTGCTCGAGGCGATGGTGCACAGCTACCTCGATCGCCGCGATCTGCGCGCCGACTGGGTGCAGGACGTGATCGCGCGGTGGCCCGTGAAGTCGGGCTTGCTCGACGCGTACGTGAGCAAGGTGTTCCCGCGCGGCAGCGTGCTCGGCGGCACCTCGCGCGCGAACGATCGCGCGAAGCAGCTCGGCGCGCACATCGTCGATGCGCGCACGATCTCCCACGGGGCGTGGCTCGCGCTCGCGCGCGTGCTCGAGACGAGCGACGACTACGTGCGGCGTCGATCGAGCGAGTTCGGCGGCGACGAGGTCGAGCCCGACGAGACCCAGCGGCGCTTCGCGGAGGCGGTGCGCTGGCTCGCGCGACGCGTCGCGGGGAGCGTGGTGCGGGTGCGCTTCTTCGCGCGGGATCCGAGCGACGCGGGTTTGCTCGAGGACGCGGTGACCGACGTCGACGCGCGCGCGATCTCGTTCAACGTGAAGGGCCCGCTGCGCTTCGACGACGTGCTCGATCCCGGCACGATCGGCGTGGTGCTCCACGAGCTCGCGCACCTCGCGTCGGTCGAGCACGACCATCGCTTCA
- a CDS encoding TIGR04552 family protein — protein sequence MSIPPPAPPSDFRWLSDLRLAELESIRLILRGASVIDWQRLELASEAQVREFLAVQEFDLDDPASRARTEAVKNAAIAYLRRNFDFPIPKPVAQMDAAELLLLASARGHRQLCACTILKVMHIIHHLEARELLYMLPISDQDVFHLVEQKVYRVIGGMLAAGLPILEFIGGRKNRDSLYSKLLSKKETHAAQIYDKLRFRIVTRSPDDIFPVLSHLTRYLFPFNYVVPGQTTNTMFDLRKYCASSPHLAGLARELQPLVGEPDDDGLLVDNQFTSSSYRVVHFVVDMPVRLPQEILDLAPPAAWALGRVVFAQAEFQVIDRETEHANEMGDASHDAYKDRQKAAVMRRLKLGNVRPMVAPVPAALPVKAPEKRPAATRERGSRPPSSAAPTPKRKRK from the coding sequence ATGAGCATCCCGCCGCCGGCGCCGCCCTCCGACTTCCGTTGGCTCTCCGATCTGCGCCTCGCAGAGCTCGAGAGCATCCGGCTGATCCTCCGTGGTGCGTCGGTCATCGACTGGCAGCGCCTGGAGCTCGCGAGCGAAGCGCAAGTGCGCGAGTTCCTCGCGGTGCAGGAGTTCGATCTCGACGACCCTGCGAGCCGCGCGCGCACCGAGGCCGTGAAGAACGCGGCGATCGCGTACCTGCGGCGCAACTTCGACTTCCCGATCCCGAAGCCGGTCGCGCAGATGGACGCGGCCGAGCTGCTGCTGCTCGCGTCGGCGCGCGGTCATCGCCAGCTCTGCGCCTGCACGATCTTGAAGGTGATGCACATCATCCATCACCTCGAGGCGCGCGAGCTGCTCTACATGCTGCCGATCTCCGACCAGGACGTGTTCCACCTGGTCGAGCAGAAGGTCTATCGCGTGATCGGCGGCATGCTCGCGGCGGGGCTGCCGATCCTCGAGTTCATCGGTGGGCGCAAGAACCGCGACTCGCTCTACTCGAAGCTGCTCTCCAAGAAGGAGACGCACGCCGCGCAGATCTACGACAAGCTGCGCTTCCGCATCGTCACGCGATCGCCGGACGACATCTTCCCGGTGCTCTCGCACCTGACGCGGTACCTGTTCCCGTTCAACTACGTGGTGCCCGGGCAGACGACGAACACGATGTTCGATCTGCGGAAGTACTGCGCATCGAGCCCGCACCTCGCGGGGCTCGCGCGCGAGCTGCAGCCGCTCGTGGGCGAGCCCGACGACGACGGGCTGTTGGTGGACAATCAGTTCACGAGCTCGTCGTACCGGGTCGTGCACTTCGTCGTCGACATGCCGGTGCGGCTCCCGCAGGAGATCCTCGATCTCGCGCCGCCGGCGGCGTGGGCGCTCGGCCGCGTGGTGTTCGCGCAGGCGGAGTTCCAGGTCATCGACCGCGAGACCGAGCACGCGAACGAGATGGGCGATGCGTCGCACGACGCGTACAAGGACCGGCAGAAGGCGGCGGTCATGCGCCGGCTGAAGCTGGGGAACGTGCGCCCGATGGTCGCGCCGGTGCCGGCGGCTCTGCCGGTGAAGGCGCCCGAGAAGCGACCGGCCGCCACGAGGGAGCGCGGCTCGCGGCCGCCGAGCAGCGCCGCCCCGACGCCGAAGCGCAAGCGGAAGTAG
- a CDS encoding serine/threonine-protein kinase: MIPFGKYLLLDRIAVGGMAEVYTAKSFGIEGFEKIIAIKRILPTMAEDEDFIQMFIDEAKIAGHLTHANIVPIYELGKIGESHYIAMEYVWGKDLLQIMNRFRRMRRHMPPVMAAWIASKMCEGLDFAHRKRDRHGRPLNIIHRDVSPQNCLVSYEGQVKMIDFGIAKAAARNTKTQAGVLKGKFGYMSPEQVKGSGVDHRSDVFAVGTCLHEMLTGERLFVGESDFSTLEKVRNADVIPPSQTVPDMPAELEQILLKALAREPEERWQSAGEMHEALQMFVAREKPPFGTSKLAAWMRTAFAPEMTKEKGRLDGFAKIAKPASVPPPPPNRASAPGAAKDAMASTSPDNPAVRRPPAPPPPARPLPPPVAVGAPVVPPPMNDVDEDDDPGELQSESTMISSSPFDEMTDGGGEELQGAPTQIFFSADELEEAPKPAPQMGAPAGVVVSPSVHVHQPAGMPMPAPAMPAPMQRAPSLPPEERPTTAPLMDYGAPPMAQGGQPATVVHASPYGAPPPMAMGAPPMPMGQPMPTGHPMPMGQPMPMGQPMPMAQAQPMPMPQTGPTPGFAAPPAFGAPPPAFAQPGAEALDPGMRPRSAAQETLELRSPVIAPKRSRVALFVGLGAFVFVALAASLAAFLVFGTGPAGGTIEIRTNPADAGATVLVDGTPRGRAPLRLDHVPSGDHLIEVRADGFQPATQTVPVSDGTTAMLLIPLMPGGAPAIAAVAPPPVAPAVVPPPVAAPTPPPVAPTPPPTEVAVAPTPPPPAAPTPPPPAVVAPPPTPVATAPTTTPREAATTTTPRQATTSSSSGRTETASSSARPVATASSITPRSRSGEETSRSSSSSSSSSERRSSSRERGYLMIQTLPWARVFIDGRDTGQNTPVRRMEVPAGSHRIGLRTNDGRMHEVTVEVPAGETVRIVRQL, translated from the coding sequence GTGATTCCCTTCGGCAAGTACCTCTTGCTCGATCGGATCGCCGTCGGCGGCATGGCCGAGGTCTACACGGCGAAGTCGTTCGGCATCGAGGGCTTCGAGAAGATCATCGCGATCAAGCGGATTCTCCCGACGATGGCGGAGGATGAGGACTTCATCCAGATGTTCATCGACGAGGCGAAGATCGCGGGGCACCTGACGCACGCGAACATCGTCCCGATCTACGAGCTCGGGAAGATCGGCGAGTCGCACTACATCGCGATGGAGTACGTCTGGGGCAAGGATCTGCTCCAGATCATGAACCGCTTCCGCCGCATGCGGAGGCACATGCCGCCGGTGATGGCGGCGTGGATCGCGAGCAAGATGTGCGAAGGCCTCGACTTCGCGCATCGCAAGAGGGACCGCCACGGGCGGCCGCTCAACATCATCCATCGCGACGTGTCGCCGCAGAACTGCCTGGTCTCGTACGAGGGCCAGGTGAAGATGATCGACTTCGGCATCGCGAAGGCGGCCGCGCGCAACACGAAGACGCAGGCCGGCGTGCTGAAGGGCAAGTTCGGCTACATGAGCCCGGAGCAGGTGAAGGGCTCGGGGGTCGACCACCGCAGCGACGTGTTCGCGGTCGGCACGTGCCTTCACGAGATGCTCACGGGCGAGCGCCTCTTCGTGGGCGAGAGCGACTTCTCGACGCTCGAGAAGGTGCGCAACGCGGACGTGATCCCGCCGTCTCAGACGGTGCCGGACATGCCCGCGGAGCTCGAGCAGATCCTGCTGAAGGCGCTCGCGCGCGAGCCCGAGGAGCGCTGGCAGAGCGCGGGCGAGATGCACGAGGCGCTGCAGATGTTCGTGGCGCGCGAGAAGCCGCCGTTCGGCACGAGCAAGCTCGCGGCGTGGATGCGCACGGCGTTCGCGCCCGAGATGACGAAGGAGAAGGGGCGCCTCGACGGGTTCGCGAAGATCGCGAAGCCCGCGAGCGTGCCGCCGCCGCCGCCGAACCGCGCGAGCGCGCCGGGCGCGGCGAAGGATGCGATGGCGAGCACGTCGCCGGACAACCCGGCGGTGCGTCGTCCGCCTGCGCCGCCGCCGCCTGCGCGGCCGCTGCCGCCGCCGGTCGCGGTGGGCGCGCCCGTCGTGCCGCCGCCGATGAACGACGTCGACGAGGACGACGATCCGGGCGAGCTGCAGTCGGAGTCGACGATGATCTCGTCGTCGCCGTTCGACGAGATGACCGACGGCGGCGGCGAGGAGCTGCAGGGCGCGCCGACGCAGATCTTCTTCAGCGCCGACGAGCTCGAGGAGGCGCCGAAGCCGGCGCCGCAGATGGGCGCGCCGGCGGGCGTCGTGGTGTCGCCCTCGGTCCACGTGCACCAGCCGGCAGGGATGCCGATGCCCGCGCCGGCGATGCCGGCGCCGATGCAGCGCGCGCCGAGCCTGCCTCCGGAGGAGCGGCCGACGACCGCGCCTCTGATGGACTACGGCGCGCCGCCGATGGCGCAGGGCGGTCAGCCGGCCACGGTGGTGCACGCGTCGCCGTACGGCGCGCCGCCGCCGATGGCGATGGGCGCGCCGCCGATGCCGATGGGGCAGCCGATGCCGACGGGGCATCCTATGCCGATGGGGCAGCCCATGCCGATGGGGCAGCCGATGCCGATGGCGCAGGCGCAGCCGATGCCGATGCCGCAGACCGGGCCGACGCCTGGCTTCGCGGCGCCGCCGGCGTTCGGCGCACCCCCGCCGGCGTTCGCGCAGCCGGGGGCGGAGGCGCTCGACCCGGGGATGCGCCCGCGCTCGGCCGCGCAGGAGACGCTCGAGCTGCGATCCCCGGTGATCGCACCGAAGCGGAGCCGCGTCGCCTTGTTCGTGGGGCTCGGGGCGTTCGTGTTCGTGGCGCTCGCGGCGTCGCTCGCGGCGTTCCTGGTGTTCGGCACCGGGCCCGCGGGAGGGACCATCGAGATCCGGACGAACCCGGCGGACGCCGGCGCGACGGTGCTCGTCGATGGCACGCCGCGCGGTCGCGCGCCGCTGCGGCTCGATCACGTCCCGTCGGGCGACCACCTGATCGAGGTGCGCGCCGACGGGTTCCAGCCGGCGACGCAGACGGTGCCGGTGAGCGACGGGACGACGGCGATGCTGCTCATCCCGCTGATGCCGGGTGGCGCGCCGGCGATCGCGGCCGTGGCGCCGCCGCCGGTCGCGCCCGCGGTGGTGCCGCCGCCGGTCGCCGCGCCGACGCCTCCGCCCGTCGCGCCGACGCCCCCGCCGACCGAGGTCGCGGTCGCGCCGACGCCTCCTCCGCCGGCCGCACCGACGCCTCCGCCGCCCGCGGTCGTGGCGCCGCCGCCCACGCCGGTCGCGACTGCACCGACGACCACGCCGCGTGAGGCCGCGACGACGACCACGCCGCGTCAGGCGACGACGTCGTCGAGCAGCGGACGGACCGAAACGGCGAGCTCGAGCGCGCGACCGGTCGCGACCGCGTCGTCGATCACGCCGCGCTCGCGCTCGGGCGAGGAGACGTCGCGCTCGTCGAGCTCGAGCTCGTCCTCGAGCGAGCGCCGCAGCTCGTCGCGCGAGCGCGGGTACCTGATGATCCAGACCCTGCCCTGGGCGCGCGTGTTCATCGACGGGCGCGACACCGGGCAGAACACGCCGGTGCGACGCATGGAGGTGCCGGCGGGATCGCACCGAATCGGGCTGCGCACGAACGACGGGCGCATGCACGAGGTGACGGTCGAGGTGCCCGCGGGCGAGACGGTGCGCATCGTGCGCCAGCTCTGA